In Corylus avellana chromosome ca2, CavTom2PMs-1.0, the following proteins share a genomic window:
- the LOC132169106 gene encoding uncharacterized protein LOC132169106: MEKFIPKALAKEAETEWQLWEKSIEQQEDKAETAPNEPTPFLRWTAPVYNTYKANWDVSVKPVSRHFGVGIIVRDYMGQVCAASCLAFEGRPDPTVAEAMGALCAVEFCRDLGLKNIMSWRMEHVRRAANEAAHGLARAAEITGVDRIWMEEVPEVVHDIVVLEQFALIV; the protein is encoded by the exons ATGG AAAAATTTATTCCAAAGGCGTTGGCAAAAGAGGCAGAGACAGAATGGCAGCTATGGGAAAAATCTATTGAGCAGCAGGAGGACAAAGCCGAGACAGCACCCAACGAGCCTACTCCTTTTCTGCGGTGGACAGCGCCAGTTTATAACACATACAAGGCAAACTGGGATGTGTCGGTGAAACCAGTTTCTAGGCATTTTGGAGTGGGCATCATTGTTCGGGATTACATGGGCCAAGTGTGTGCAGCCTCATGTCTTGCCTTCGAAGGACGTCCGGACCCTACAGTGGCGGAGGCGATGGGGGCTCTTTGCGCCGTGGAATTTTGTCGAGATTTGGGCCTCAAAAATATTAT GAGCTGGAGAATGGAACATGTACGCCGTGCCGCAAACGAAGCAGCTCATGGATTGGCAAGGGCAGCTGAAATTACGGGGGTTGATAGAATTTGGATGGAAGAAGTTCCGGAGGTTGTACATGATATAGTTGTTTTAGAGCAATTTGCTCTTATTGTTTAG
- the LOC132171643 gene encoding zinc finger CCCH domain-containing protein 32 isoform X3, whose protein sequence is MELYGRNPARNGSQSAQNQQEWVPSGGETGLDVGSMWQLGLKSSELYPERPGVPNCVYYMRTGFCGYGSRCRYNHPRDRAAVAEAVRATGEYPERVGEPACQYYLKTGTCKFGASCKFHHPKHGGGSLSQAPLNIYGYPLRPGEKECSYYLKTGQCKFGLTCKFHHPQTAGTSMPASAPQFYPPVQSPSHPTPDQYGSASTSLRVPRPPLLPGSYVQGTYGPVLLSPGLVPIQGWSPYSTPVSPALSPGAQPAVGATSLYGVTPLSSSSPALGRPYPSLPSSADPSSSSQKEQAFPERPGEPECQYYMRTGDCKFRSSCRYHHPRDRVVPRTFLSPIGLPLRLGAQPCAFYLQNGHCKFGSTCKFDHPMGTMRYSPSASSLIDMPVAPYPVGSFLATLAPSSSSSELRPELISGPQRESYSTRMPSSGNTSSTVGLIFSQTGSASLSEVQLSSQISSPLSSGRSTRQSGEVRRST, encoded by the exons ATGGAATTGTACGGTCGCAACCCGGCGAGAAATGGCTCCCAATCGGCTCAAAACCAGCAGGAGTGGGTTCCCTCCGGCGGCGAGACCGGGCTTGACG TAGGGTCCATGTGGCAATTGGGGCTGAAGAGCAGCGAATTGTACCCGGAGCGACCCGGCGTGCCCAATTGCGTGTACTACATGCGAACCGGGTTCTGTGGATACGGTAGCAGGTGCCGGTACAATCACCCTCGTGATCGCGCCGCG GTTGCGGAAGCTGTAAGAGCTACAGGGGAGTACCCAGAGCGAGTGGGGGAACCTGCATGTCAG TATTATTTGAAAACTGGGACGTGTAAATTTGGTGCGTCCTGCAAATTTCACCATCCAAAACACGGAGGTGGATCCTTGAGCCAAGCTCCACTAAATATTTATGGATACCCATTACGACCG GGTGAGAAAGAATGCTCCTATTATTTGAAAACGGGGCAGTGCAAATTTGGTTTAACTTGTAAATTCCATCATCCTCAAACAGCTGGTACCTCAATGCCAGCTTCTGCACCTCAGTTTTATCCACCGGTGCAGTCTCCTTCGCATCCTACACCTGACCAGTATGGCAGTGCATCCACCAGCTTGAGGGTGCCTAGGCCTCCGCTATTACCTGGTTCTTATGTGCAAGGGACTTATGGTCCTGTCCTGCTTTCCCCAGGGCTTGTTCCTATTCAGGGTTGGAGTCCTTATTCG ACACCTGTCAGCCCTGCACTATCTCCTGGTGCTCAGCCTGCAGTTGGAGCAACTTCTCTGTATGGAGTGACaccattatcatcatcatcacctgCACTTGGGCGACCTTATCCGTCATTACCCTCTTCTGCTGACCCTTCAAGCAGTAGCCAGAAGGAACAAGCATTTCCTGAGAGACCTGGCGAGCCTGAATGCCAGTACTATATGAGAACGGGGGACTGTAAATTCAGATCATCTTGCCGCTATCATCATCCTCGGGACCGGGTTGTTCCCAGGACTTTCCTTAGCCCCATTGGTCTCCCCTTGCGTCTG GGGGCGCAGCCTTGTGCTTTTTACTTGCAAAATGGGCATTGCAAATTTGGATCAACGTGTAAATTTGACCATCCGATGGGGACAATGAGATACAGTCCATCTGCATCATCTCTCATTGATATGCCAGTTGCTCCATACCCAGTTGGGTCTTTCCTAGCTACTCTGGCTCCTTCATCCTCTTCTTCCGAGCTTCGGCCTGAACTGATTTCCGGGCCCCAAAGAGAATCTTATTCAACCAGAATGCCCTCTTCTGGCAATACCAGTAGTACAGTTGGCTTAATTTTTTCTCAAACTGGGTCAGCTTCACTCTCTGAAGTGCAACTTTCAAGTCAGATTTCTTCCCCTTTAAGCAGCGGCAGAAGCACAAGACAAAGTGGTGAGGTTCGTCGTTCAACCTAA
- the LOC132171643 gene encoding zinc finger CCCH domain-containing protein 32 isoform X1 — MELYGRNPARNGSQSAQNQQEWVPSGGETGLDVGSMWQLGLKSSELYPERPGVPNCVYYMRTGFCGYGSRCRYNHPRDRAAVAEAVRATGEYPERVGEPACQYYLKTGTCKFGASCKFHHPKHGGGSLSQAPLNIYGYPLRPGEKECSYYLKTGQCKFGLTCKFHHPQTAGTSMPASAPQFYPPVQSPSHPTPDQYGSASTSLRVPRPPLLPGSYVQGTYGPVLLSPGLVPIQGWSPYSTPVSPALSPGAQPAVGATSLYGVTPLSSSSPALGRPYPSLPSSADPSSSSQKEQAFPERPGEPECQYYMRTGDCKFRSSCRYHHPRDRVVPRTFLSPIGLPLRLGAQPCAFYLQNGHCKFGSTCKFDHPMGTMRYSPSASSLIDMPVAPYPVGSFLATLAPSSSSSELRPELISGPQRESYSTRMPSSGNTSSTVGLIFSQTGSASLSEVQLSSQISSPLSSGRSTRQSGEKGLWLGGDCM, encoded by the exons ATGGAATTGTACGGTCGCAACCCGGCGAGAAATGGCTCCCAATCGGCTCAAAACCAGCAGGAGTGGGTTCCCTCCGGCGGCGAGACCGGGCTTGACG TAGGGTCCATGTGGCAATTGGGGCTGAAGAGCAGCGAATTGTACCCGGAGCGACCCGGCGTGCCCAATTGCGTGTACTACATGCGAACCGGGTTCTGTGGATACGGTAGCAGGTGCCGGTACAATCACCCTCGTGATCGCGCCGCG GTTGCGGAAGCTGTAAGAGCTACAGGGGAGTACCCAGAGCGAGTGGGGGAACCTGCATGTCAG TATTATTTGAAAACTGGGACGTGTAAATTTGGTGCGTCCTGCAAATTTCACCATCCAAAACACGGAGGTGGATCCTTGAGCCAAGCTCCACTAAATATTTATGGATACCCATTACGACCG GGTGAGAAAGAATGCTCCTATTATTTGAAAACGGGGCAGTGCAAATTTGGTTTAACTTGTAAATTCCATCATCCTCAAACAGCTGGTACCTCAATGCCAGCTTCTGCACCTCAGTTTTATCCACCGGTGCAGTCTCCTTCGCATCCTACACCTGACCAGTATGGCAGTGCATCCACCAGCTTGAGGGTGCCTAGGCCTCCGCTATTACCTGGTTCTTATGTGCAAGGGACTTATGGTCCTGTCCTGCTTTCCCCAGGGCTTGTTCCTATTCAGGGTTGGAGTCCTTATTCG ACACCTGTCAGCCCTGCACTATCTCCTGGTGCTCAGCCTGCAGTTGGAGCAACTTCTCTGTATGGAGTGACaccattatcatcatcatcacctgCACTTGGGCGACCTTATCCGTCATTACCCTCTTCTGCTGACCCTTCAAGCAGTAGCCAGAAGGAACAAGCATTTCCTGAGAGACCTGGCGAGCCTGAATGCCAGTACTATATGAGAACGGGGGACTGTAAATTCAGATCATCTTGCCGCTATCATCATCCTCGGGACCGGGTTGTTCCCAGGACTTTCCTTAGCCCCATTGGTCTCCCCTTGCGTCTG GGGGCGCAGCCTTGTGCTTTTTACTTGCAAAATGGGCATTGCAAATTTGGATCAACGTGTAAATTTGACCATCCGATGGGGACAATGAGATACAGTCCATCTGCATCATCTCTCATTGATATGCCAGTTGCTCCATACCCAGTTGGGTCTTTCCTAGCTACTCTGGCTCCTTCATCCTCTTCTTCCGAGCTTCGGCCTGAACTGATTTCCGGGCCCCAAAGAGAATCTTATTCAACCAGAATGCCCTCTTCTGGCAATACCAGTAGTACAGTTGGCTTAATTTTTTCTCAAACTGGGTCAGCTTCACTCTCTGAAGTGCAACTTTCAAGTCAGATTTCTTCCCCTTTAAGCAGCGGCAGAAGCACAAGACAAAGTGGTGAG AAAGGTCTATGGTTGGGTGGGGATTGTATGTGA
- the LOC132171643 gene encoding zinc finger CCCH domain-containing protein 32 isoform X2 translates to MELYGRNPARNGSQSAQNQQEWVPSGGETGLDGSMWQLGLKSSELYPERPGVPNCVYYMRTGFCGYGSRCRYNHPRDRAAVAEAVRATGEYPERVGEPACQYYLKTGTCKFGASCKFHHPKHGGGSLSQAPLNIYGYPLRPGEKECSYYLKTGQCKFGLTCKFHHPQTAGTSMPASAPQFYPPVQSPSHPTPDQYGSASTSLRVPRPPLLPGSYVQGTYGPVLLSPGLVPIQGWSPYSTPVSPALSPGAQPAVGATSLYGVTPLSSSSPALGRPYPSLPSSADPSSSSQKEQAFPERPGEPECQYYMRTGDCKFRSSCRYHHPRDRVVPRTFLSPIGLPLRLGAQPCAFYLQNGHCKFGSTCKFDHPMGTMRYSPSASSLIDMPVAPYPVGSFLATLAPSSSSSELRPELISGPQRESYSTRMPSSGNTSSTVGLIFSQTGSASLSEVQLSSQISSPLSSGRSTRQSGEKGLWLGGDCM, encoded by the exons ATGGAATTGTACGGTCGCAACCCGGCGAGAAATGGCTCCCAATCGGCTCAAAACCAGCAGGAGTGGGTTCCCTCCGGCGGCGAGACCGGGCTTGACG GGTCCATGTGGCAATTGGGGCTGAAGAGCAGCGAATTGTACCCGGAGCGACCCGGCGTGCCCAATTGCGTGTACTACATGCGAACCGGGTTCTGTGGATACGGTAGCAGGTGCCGGTACAATCACCCTCGTGATCGCGCCGCG GTTGCGGAAGCTGTAAGAGCTACAGGGGAGTACCCAGAGCGAGTGGGGGAACCTGCATGTCAG TATTATTTGAAAACTGGGACGTGTAAATTTGGTGCGTCCTGCAAATTTCACCATCCAAAACACGGAGGTGGATCCTTGAGCCAAGCTCCACTAAATATTTATGGATACCCATTACGACCG GGTGAGAAAGAATGCTCCTATTATTTGAAAACGGGGCAGTGCAAATTTGGTTTAACTTGTAAATTCCATCATCCTCAAACAGCTGGTACCTCAATGCCAGCTTCTGCACCTCAGTTTTATCCACCGGTGCAGTCTCCTTCGCATCCTACACCTGACCAGTATGGCAGTGCATCCACCAGCTTGAGGGTGCCTAGGCCTCCGCTATTACCTGGTTCTTATGTGCAAGGGACTTATGGTCCTGTCCTGCTTTCCCCAGGGCTTGTTCCTATTCAGGGTTGGAGTCCTTATTCG ACACCTGTCAGCCCTGCACTATCTCCTGGTGCTCAGCCTGCAGTTGGAGCAACTTCTCTGTATGGAGTGACaccattatcatcatcatcacctgCACTTGGGCGACCTTATCCGTCATTACCCTCTTCTGCTGACCCTTCAAGCAGTAGCCAGAAGGAACAAGCATTTCCTGAGAGACCTGGCGAGCCTGAATGCCAGTACTATATGAGAACGGGGGACTGTAAATTCAGATCATCTTGCCGCTATCATCATCCTCGGGACCGGGTTGTTCCCAGGACTTTCCTTAGCCCCATTGGTCTCCCCTTGCGTCTG GGGGCGCAGCCTTGTGCTTTTTACTTGCAAAATGGGCATTGCAAATTTGGATCAACGTGTAAATTTGACCATCCGATGGGGACAATGAGATACAGTCCATCTGCATCATCTCTCATTGATATGCCAGTTGCTCCATACCCAGTTGGGTCTTTCCTAGCTACTCTGGCTCCTTCATCCTCTTCTTCCGAGCTTCGGCCTGAACTGATTTCCGGGCCCCAAAGAGAATCTTATTCAACCAGAATGCCCTCTTCTGGCAATACCAGTAGTACAGTTGGCTTAATTTTTTCTCAAACTGGGTCAGCTTCACTCTCTGAAGTGCAACTTTCAAGTCAGATTTCTTCCCCTTTAAGCAGCGGCAGAAGCACAAGACAAAGTGGTGAG AAAGGTCTATGGTTGGGTGGGGATTGTATGTGA
- the LOC132171548 gene encoding BTB/POZ domain-containing protein At1g03010-like isoform X3: MGVVTVGDLKPSISGKRSFRPSSSIRHATEWPISDVSSDLTVEVGASSLALHKFPLVSKSGRIRKLLLEAKDSKVSRINLPAVPGGPEAFELAAKFCYGVNVEITLSNVAMLRCTAHFLEMTEEFAEKNLESRTETYLKEMVLPNISTSISVLHRCESLLPISEEINLVSRLINAVASNACKEQLTSGLLKLDHHNFPTKSIPNMEPETPADWWGKSLTVLNLDFFQRVLSAVKSKGLKQDLISKILVNYAHNSLQGLVAKDPHLVKGNLLDLELQKKQRVIVEAMVSLLPTQSRKSPVPMAFLSSLLKTAIAASASTSCRSDLERRIGLQLDQAILEDILIPTNSHGNNHSTLYDTDSILRIFSMFLNLDEDDDDDSHLRDESDMAYDFDSPGSPKQSSILKVSKLLDNYLAEVALDSNLLPSKFISLAELLPDHARVVSDGLYRAVDIFLKFLLQVHPNIKDSERYRLCKTIDCQKLSQEACSHAAQNERLPVQMAVQVLYFEQIRLRNAMNGNHNQFFFGAINGQFPQRSGSGAGSGAISPRDNYASVRRENRELKLEVARMRMRLTDLEKDHVSMKQELVKTHPANRLFKSFTKKLSKLNSLFRINGIKPIGVRSMP; encoded by the exons ATGGGTGTTGTTACCGTTGGTGATTTGAAGCCAAGCATATCAGGGAAGAGATCATTTCGTCCAAGTTCCAGCATAAGGCATGCCACTGAATG gCCAATATCTGATGTTTCTAGCGATCTTACTGTTGAAGTTGGAGCCTCAAGCCTTGCCCTTCATAAG TTCCCTCTAGTTTCTAAGAGTGGAAGAATTCGGAAACTGCTGTTGGAAGCAAAAGATTCAAAAGTTTCACGCATAAATCTTCCTGCTGTTCCCGGTGGACCAGAGGCATTTGAACTAGCTGCAAAGTTCTGTTATGGAGTAAATGTTGAGATTACACTCTCAAATGTAGCTATGCTACGATGCACAGCTCATTTTCTGGAAATGACAGAGGAATTTGCAGAGAAAAATCTGGAAAGTAGAACTGAAACATATCTAAAGGAGATGGTGCTCCCCAATATATCAACCTCAATATCTGTTCTTCACCGTTGTGAAAGCCTATTGCCAATATCAGAGGAGATCAACCTGGTCAGCAGGCTTATCAATGCAGTTGCAAGTAATGCATGCAAAGAGCAGCTCACCTCAGGTTTGTTAAAACTTGATCACCATAACTTCCCGACAAAATCTATCCCAAACATGGAACCAGAAACACCAGCAGACTGGTGGGGAAAATCACTCACAGTGCTTAATCTTGATTTCTTCCAAAGGGTTCTGTCAGCAGTAAAATCCAAGGGTCTAAAACAGGATTTGATTAGCAAAATTTTGGTAAACTATGCCCATAATTCTCTTCAAGGACTCGTTGCCAAGGACCCCCACCTGGTCAAAGGAAATCTCTTGGATTTGGAATTGCAGAAGAAGCAAAGAGTCATTGTTGAAGCAATGGTTAGCTTACTACCAACACAATCAAGGAAGAGTCCTGTTCCAATGGCATTTCTTTCAAGTTTGTTGAAAACAGCGATAGCTGCATCAGCATCTACTTCGTGCAGATCGGATTTGGAGAGGCGAATTGGTCTGCAACTAGACCAGGCAATTCTAGAAGACATTTTAATACCCACAAATTCACATGGAAACAATCACAGCACACTTTATGATACAGATTCAATCTTGAGGATATTCTCCATGTTTCTGAACCTTGacgaggatgatgatgatgatagtCACTTGAGAGATGAAAGCGACATGGCATACGACTTTGACAGCCCTGGATCTCCTAAACAAAGTTCAATTCTCAAGGTATCAAAGTTATTGGACAATTATCTTGCAGAAGTTGCACTAGACTCAAACTTGCTGCCATCAAAGTTCATATCACTAGCAGAACTGCTTCCAGACCATGCTCGTGTAGTAAGTGATGGATTGTACAGAGCTGTGGATATCTTCCTCAAA ttCTTATTACAGGTTCATCCAAATATTAAGGACTCCGAGCGCTACCGACTTTGTAAAACAATTGACTGTCAGAAACTATCCCAAGAAGCCTGCAGCCATGCAGCACAGAATGAAAGGCTACCTGTGCAGATGGCTGTGCAAGTGTTATACTTTGAACAAATCCGGCTTCGGAATGCCATGAATGGGAATCACAACCAGTTCTTCTTCGGCGCAATCAATGGCCAGTTCCCTCAACGATCAGGCAGTGGTGCTGGAAGTGGAGCCATCTCACCAAGAGATAACTATGCATCAGTGAGAAGGGAGAACAGAGAACTGAAGCTTGAAGTTGCAAGAATGAGAATGAGGCTAACAGACTTAGAGAAGGACCATGTCTCCATGAAACAGGAGCTTGTAAAGACACATCCTGCCAATAGGCTATTTAAATCATTCACCAAAAAATTAAGCAAGCTGAATTCCCTGTTTCGGATTAATGGCATAAAGCCTATAGGAG TGAGATCAATGCCTTGA
- the LOC132171548 gene encoding BTB/POZ domain-containing protein At1g03010-like isoform X2, with translation MGVVTVGDLKPSISGKRSFRPSSSIRHATEWPISDVSSDLTVEVGASSLALHKFPLVSKSGRIRKLLLEAKDSKVSRINLPAVPGGPEAFELAAKFCYGVNVEITLSNVAMLRCTAHFLEMTEEFAEKNLESRTETYLKEMVLPNISTSISVLHRCESLLPISEEINLVSRLINAVASNACKEQLTSGLLKLDHHNFPTKSIPNMEPETPADWWGKSLTVLNLDFFQRVLSAVKSKGLKQDLISKILVNYAHNSLQGLVAKDPHLVKGNLLDLELQKKQRVIVEAMVSLLPTQSRKSPVPMAFLSSLLKTAIAASASTSCRSDLERRIGLQLDQAILEDILIPTNSHGNNHSTLYDTDSILRIFSMFLNLDEDDDDDSHLRDESDMAYDFDSPGSPKQSSILKVSKLLDNYLAEVALDSNLLPSKFISLAELLPDHARVVSDGLYRAVDIFLKVHPNIKDSERYRLCKTIDCQKLSQEACSHAAQNERLPVQMAVQVLYFEQIRLRNAMNGNHNQFFFGAINGQFPQRSGSGAGSGAISPRDNYASVRRENRELKLEVARMRMRLTDLEKDHVSMKQELVKTHPANRLFKSFTKKLSKLNSLFRINGIKPIGGKAHSESRFPFQKRRRHSVS, from the exons ATGGGTGTTGTTACCGTTGGTGATTTGAAGCCAAGCATATCAGGGAAGAGATCATTTCGTCCAAGTTCCAGCATAAGGCATGCCACTGAATG gCCAATATCTGATGTTTCTAGCGATCTTACTGTTGAAGTTGGAGCCTCAAGCCTTGCCCTTCATAAG TTCCCTCTAGTTTCTAAGAGTGGAAGAATTCGGAAACTGCTGTTGGAAGCAAAAGATTCAAAAGTTTCACGCATAAATCTTCCTGCTGTTCCCGGTGGACCAGAGGCATTTGAACTAGCTGCAAAGTTCTGTTATGGAGTAAATGTTGAGATTACACTCTCAAATGTAGCTATGCTACGATGCACAGCTCATTTTCTGGAAATGACAGAGGAATTTGCAGAGAAAAATCTGGAAAGTAGAACTGAAACATATCTAAAGGAGATGGTGCTCCCCAATATATCAACCTCAATATCTGTTCTTCACCGTTGTGAAAGCCTATTGCCAATATCAGAGGAGATCAACCTGGTCAGCAGGCTTATCAATGCAGTTGCAAGTAATGCATGCAAAGAGCAGCTCACCTCAGGTTTGTTAAAACTTGATCACCATAACTTCCCGACAAAATCTATCCCAAACATGGAACCAGAAACACCAGCAGACTGGTGGGGAAAATCACTCACAGTGCTTAATCTTGATTTCTTCCAAAGGGTTCTGTCAGCAGTAAAATCCAAGGGTCTAAAACAGGATTTGATTAGCAAAATTTTGGTAAACTATGCCCATAATTCTCTTCAAGGACTCGTTGCCAAGGACCCCCACCTGGTCAAAGGAAATCTCTTGGATTTGGAATTGCAGAAGAAGCAAAGAGTCATTGTTGAAGCAATGGTTAGCTTACTACCAACACAATCAAGGAAGAGTCCTGTTCCAATGGCATTTCTTTCAAGTTTGTTGAAAACAGCGATAGCTGCATCAGCATCTACTTCGTGCAGATCGGATTTGGAGAGGCGAATTGGTCTGCAACTAGACCAGGCAATTCTAGAAGACATTTTAATACCCACAAATTCACATGGAAACAATCACAGCACACTTTATGATACAGATTCAATCTTGAGGATATTCTCCATGTTTCTGAACCTTGacgaggatgatgatgatgatagtCACTTGAGAGATGAAAGCGACATGGCATACGACTTTGACAGCCCTGGATCTCCTAAACAAAGTTCAATTCTCAAGGTATCAAAGTTATTGGACAATTATCTTGCAGAAGTTGCACTAGACTCAAACTTGCTGCCATCAAAGTTCATATCACTAGCAGAACTGCTTCCAGACCATGCTCGTGTAGTAAGTGATGGATTGTACAGAGCTGTGGATATCTTCCTCAAA GTTCATCCAAATATTAAGGACTCCGAGCGCTACCGACTTTGTAAAACAATTGACTGTCAGAAACTATCCCAAGAAGCCTGCAGCCATGCAGCACAGAATGAAAGGCTACCTGTGCAGATGGCTGTGCAAGTGTTATACTTTGAACAAATCCGGCTTCGGAATGCCATGAATGGGAATCACAACCAGTTCTTCTTCGGCGCAATCAATGGCCAGTTCCCTCAACGATCAGGCAGTGGTGCTGGAAGTGGAGCCATCTCACCAAGAGATAACTATGCATCAGTGAGAAGGGAGAACAGAGAACTGAAGCTTGAAGTTGCAAGAATGAGAATGAGGCTAACAGACTTAGAGAAGGACCATGTCTCCATGAAACAGGAGCTTGTAAAGACACATCCTGCCAATAGGCTATTTAAATCATTCACCAAAAAATTAAGCAAGCTGAATTCCCTGTTTCGGATTAATGGCATAAAGCCTATAGGAGGTAAGGCTCACTCAGAGAGTCGATTTCCATTTCAGAAGAGAAGGCGTCACTCAGTTTCATAA
- the LOC132171548 gene encoding BTB/POZ domain-containing protein At1g03010-like isoform X1 has translation MGVVTVGDLKPSISGKRSFRPSSSIRHATEWPISDVSSDLTVEVGASSLALHKFPLVSKSGRIRKLLLEAKDSKVSRINLPAVPGGPEAFELAAKFCYGVNVEITLSNVAMLRCTAHFLEMTEEFAEKNLESRTETYLKEMVLPNISTSISVLHRCESLLPISEEINLVSRLINAVASNACKEQLTSGLLKLDHHNFPTKSIPNMEPETPADWWGKSLTVLNLDFFQRVLSAVKSKGLKQDLISKILVNYAHNSLQGLVAKDPHLVKGNLLDLELQKKQRVIVEAMVSLLPTQSRKSPVPMAFLSSLLKTAIAASASTSCRSDLERRIGLQLDQAILEDILIPTNSHGNNHSTLYDTDSILRIFSMFLNLDEDDDDDSHLRDESDMAYDFDSPGSPKQSSILKVSKLLDNYLAEVALDSNLLPSKFISLAELLPDHARVVSDGLYRAVDIFLKFLLQVHPNIKDSERYRLCKTIDCQKLSQEACSHAAQNERLPVQMAVQVLYFEQIRLRNAMNGNHNQFFFGAINGQFPQRSGSGAGSGAISPRDNYASVRRENRELKLEVARMRMRLTDLEKDHVSMKQELVKTHPANRLFKSFTKKLSKLNSLFRINGIKPIGGKAHSESRFPFQKRRRHSVS, from the exons ATGGGTGTTGTTACCGTTGGTGATTTGAAGCCAAGCATATCAGGGAAGAGATCATTTCGTCCAAGTTCCAGCATAAGGCATGCCACTGAATG gCCAATATCTGATGTTTCTAGCGATCTTACTGTTGAAGTTGGAGCCTCAAGCCTTGCCCTTCATAAG TTCCCTCTAGTTTCTAAGAGTGGAAGAATTCGGAAACTGCTGTTGGAAGCAAAAGATTCAAAAGTTTCACGCATAAATCTTCCTGCTGTTCCCGGTGGACCAGAGGCATTTGAACTAGCTGCAAAGTTCTGTTATGGAGTAAATGTTGAGATTACACTCTCAAATGTAGCTATGCTACGATGCACAGCTCATTTTCTGGAAATGACAGAGGAATTTGCAGAGAAAAATCTGGAAAGTAGAACTGAAACATATCTAAAGGAGATGGTGCTCCCCAATATATCAACCTCAATATCTGTTCTTCACCGTTGTGAAAGCCTATTGCCAATATCAGAGGAGATCAACCTGGTCAGCAGGCTTATCAATGCAGTTGCAAGTAATGCATGCAAAGAGCAGCTCACCTCAGGTTTGTTAAAACTTGATCACCATAACTTCCCGACAAAATCTATCCCAAACATGGAACCAGAAACACCAGCAGACTGGTGGGGAAAATCACTCACAGTGCTTAATCTTGATTTCTTCCAAAGGGTTCTGTCAGCAGTAAAATCCAAGGGTCTAAAACAGGATTTGATTAGCAAAATTTTGGTAAACTATGCCCATAATTCTCTTCAAGGACTCGTTGCCAAGGACCCCCACCTGGTCAAAGGAAATCTCTTGGATTTGGAATTGCAGAAGAAGCAAAGAGTCATTGTTGAAGCAATGGTTAGCTTACTACCAACACAATCAAGGAAGAGTCCTGTTCCAATGGCATTTCTTTCAAGTTTGTTGAAAACAGCGATAGCTGCATCAGCATCTACTTCGTGCAGATCGGATTTGGAGAGGCGAATTGGTCTGCAACTAGACCAGGCAATTCTAGAAGACATTTTAATACCCACAAATTCACATGGAAACAATCACAGCACACTTTATGATACAGATTCAATCTTGAGGATATTCTCCATGTTTCTGAACCTTGacgaggatgatgatgatgatagtCACTTGAGAGATGAAAGCGACATGGCATACGACTTTGACAGCCCTGGATCTCCTAAACAAAGTTCAATTCTCAAGGTATCAAAGTTATTGGACAATTATCTTGCAGAAGTTGCACTAGACTCAAACTTGCTGCCATCAAAGTTCATATCACTAGCAGAACTGCTTCCAGACCATGCTCGTGTAGTAAGTGATGGATTGTACAGAGCTGTGGATATCTTCCTCAAA ttCTTATTACAGGTTCATCCAAATATTAAGGACTCCGAGCGCTACCGACTTTGTAAAACAATTGACTGTCAGAAACTATCCCAAGAAGCCTGCAGCCATGCAGCACAGAATGAAAGGCTACCTGTGCAGATGGCTGTGCAAGTGTTATACTTTGAACAAATCCGGCTTCGGAATGCCATGAATGGGAATCACAACCAGTTCTTCTTCGGCGCAATCAATGGCCAGTTCCCTCAACGATCAGGCAGTGGTGCTGGAAGTGGAGCCATCTCACCAAGAGATAACTATGCATCAGTGAGAAGGGAGAACAGAGAACTGAAGCTTGAAGTTGCAAGAATGAGAATGAGGCTAACAGACTTAGAGAAGGACCATGTCTCCATGAAACAGGAGCTTGTAAAGACACATCCTGCCAATAGGCTATTTAAATCATTCACCAAAAAATTAAGCAAGCTGAATTCCCTGTTTCGGATTAATGGCATAAAGCCTATAGGAGGTAAGGCTCACTCAGAGAGTCGATTTCCATTTCAGAAGAGAAGGCGTCACTCAGTTTCATAA